CGGATAAGAGAACCATTTTCACGGTGAACCTCTTTAGCAACTCTAACGATAACAGCTTTTACAACTTTACCTTTTTTAACTTTAGCAGTAGGTGTCGCTTTTTTTACAGAAGCAACAATAACGTCACCAACTGTAGCATAACGACGCTTTGAACCGCCAAGAACCTTGATACACATAATCTCTTTAGCACCTGTATTATCAGCTACATTTAGACGAGTAAAACCCTGGATCATTATTCTGCTCCCGATATTACTGTTTTAAGTCTAAAAGATTTAGTCTTAGAAAGTGGACGACATTCGATTGCAATAATCTCATCGCCCACTTTTACTTCATTACGCTCATCATGTACTAAGTACTTTTTGAAACGCTTTACAACTTTGTGGTAACGAGGATGCATTACACGACGTTCAACAAGTAAACTTACTGTTTTATCGCCTGAAATTTTTACAACTTTACCTTGAATTTCACGTTTATGTGTCATTGCCAGCCCCTATTTCGCTGCACTAAGTGCAGTGTTGATTCTAGCAACATCTTTTTTAGCGACACGAAGTTCGCTTGTGTTTTGTAGTTGCATCATCTGTTTTTTAATTTTTAAAGTAAAAAGCTCAGTCTTTCTAACTTTAAGCATTGCTTGAAGCTCTGCTACACTTTTATCTGCTAAATCAGAATATTTCATTGCTCATCTCCGCAGTAATTATTTTAGTTTTGAAAGGTAATTTGTGCAATGCAAGAGTTAATGCTTCACGAGCAAGTTCATGCGGAACACCGGCCATTTCAAATATAATACGACCTGGCTTGATATTCATAACCCATTGATCAACTGAACCCTTACCTTTACCCATACGAGTTTCTAAAGGCTTAGCAGTTAACGGTTTTGCTGGGAATACACGAATCCAAATCTTACCATTTCTCTTAATATGACGAGTAGCTGAAATACGAGCTGACTCAATCTGACGAGAGTTAATACGACCAGCTTCAACCGCTTTTAAAGCGATATCACCAAATGCTAGCGTAAAACCTGAACGAGCATAACCACGGTTACGACCCTTCATTACTTTTCTATATTTTGTTCTCTTTGGCATTAACATAATTAATCAGCCTTTCTCGGAGCACGCTTTGGACGACGCTCTTGTTTCTCTTGTTTGTCTTCTTGAACTTCAGCAGGAATACCTTTAGTAAGTACTTCACCTTTGAATATCCATACTTTAACACCAATACAACCATAAGTAGTATGTGCTTCAGCAAAACCGTAATCTATTTTTGCACGAAGTGTATGTAAAGGAACACGTCCCTCTAAGTACCACTCAGTACGAGCCATTTCAGCTCCACCAAGACGACCACTTACAGATACTTTAATACCTTTAGCACCGCTTCTCTGTGCATTTTGCATAGATTTTTTCATTGCTCTTCTAAAAGCAACACGACGCTCTAGTTGAGTAGCTATGTTTTCAGCAACTAACTGAGCTGAAGTTTGAGCTTTCTTCTCTTCTTTGATGTTTACAGATATCTGCTTACCAACAAGATTTTGAAGAGTAGTTTTAAGCTTCTCAATGTCCGCACCTTTTTTACCAATAATGATACCAGGGCGAGCAGCAACGATAGTTACACGAAGTCTCTTAACTGTTCTCTCTATAATGATGTTAGCAACACCAGCATAGTAAAGCTCTTTTTTCAAATATGTACGAATTTTGTGATCTTCACCTAAAGATGCTGCTGCAGTCTTAAAATCAGGGAACCAACGGCTCTCCCAATTGCGGTTAATACCAAGACGTAAACCAATAGGATTAACTTTTTGACCCATACTATTTACCCTCTACTTCTACTAAGATATGTGCTGTTGGTTTTCTGATTCCAGACGCCATACCACGAGCACGTGGACGGAAACGCTTAAGAACAGGACCATTGTCAACACGACATGATGTTACTGTACAATCTTCAGCTTCACTACCACTATTAGCAACTGCAGATGCAAGTACTTTATAGATGATTTTTGCTGCTTTGTTTGGTGTAAATTCTAAAGCTGCTAGTGCTGCTTCAGCATTCATACCTTGAATCTCTCTTGCTATAAGACGAGATTTGATTGGTGAAACACGGATGTATTTTAATAATGCTCTAGCCATGATTAACCCTTCTTCTGTACAGAGCCCTTATGGCCCTTAAATGTACGAGTTGGTGAAAATTCACCAAGCTTATAACCAATGTGGTTCTCTGAAATATGTACTGGAACAAATTGACGTCCGTTATGAACATTAAATGTTAAACCAACCATTTCAGGTATTACCATAGATCTTCTTGACCATGTCTTAATAGGTTTTTTGTTGTTTTCAGCTTTTGCTGCAACAACTTTTTTCATTAAATGGTCATCAATGAATGGACCTTTTTTTACTGAACGAGCCATTATCCTACCCTTTTCGCATTTGGTTTACGGCGAGTAATAATAAGTTTATCACTAGCTTTCTTACGGCGAGTTTTAGCACCCTTAGTCGGTTTACCCCAAGGAGTAACCGGGTGACGTCCTGAATTCGTTTTACCTTCACCACCACCATGCGGGTGATCAACTGGATTCATTGCTGAACCACGAGTTTGAGGACGAATTCCCATATGACGGCTACGACCAGCTTTCGCTATTACTATATTGCCATACTCTTCATTTCCTACTGTTCCAACAGTCGCTAAACACTCACCTAATACTAAACGCATTTCAGATGAAGGCATACGAAGTGAAACATATTTACCATCACGACCCATAATTTGAGCAGAAGTTCCAGCAGCACGACACATTTGTCCGCCCTTACCAGTCTTTAACTCAATATTATGAATAACTGTACCAACTGGGATACTTTTAAGTTTCATAGTATTACCAGGTTTAACATCTAGTCCAGACTCAGCAGACATAACTGAATCACCAACACTTAGACCTTTTGGTTGTAATATGTATCTTTTTTCACCATCAGCATATGTAACTAACGCAATACGACAGTTACGGTATGGATCGTACTCAATAGTGCTAACTGTACCTGGAATATCAAATTTATTTCTTTTGAAATCTATGATACGGTAAAGTTTTTTAGCACCGGCTTGTTTATGACGAGATGTGATACGACCATTATTGTTACGACCAGCGTGAGCAGGAAGCTTAACCAATAAAGAACGTACACTAGCTTTCGCTGTGATATCACCGCTGTCAACATTAGTATAAAAACGACGAGACGGAGTTACCGGCTTATAAGTTTTAATTGCCATGTTAAACCGCCAAACTTTCTATTTGTGCACCCTCAGGTAATTGAACATAAAACTTTTTGAAGTCATTTTGTTTACCTTGTACACCACGGAAACGTTTTGTTTTTCCGCTTTGATTAAGTGAGTTAACTCTTGATGGAACTATTCCAAAGTACTCACGAAAAACCTCTTTAAGACCTGTTTTAGTCATACGAGGAGATGTTTGAACAACTATAATTCCATCTTCTTGCATACCTAATGTCTTCTCTGTATATAGTATAGATTTAATATCTGTAATATCTGCCATTATTTAGCCTCACCTACAAGATTTTCCCATACCGCTTTTTCGATCACAAGTGAACGATAATTAGCAGCTAAGTAAGCATTTAATTCATTTGCTTCAACAACATAAGTTTGTGAAAGATTCTCAAATGCTAAAAATGTCTTCTCATCTAAGATAGACTTAACAATAAGTACATCTCTTTGATTTAAAGCTTTAAACATTGCATTTGCATCTTTAGTTTTACCAGATGCGATTTCAATGTTGTCAACAATAAAAAGTGTACCGTTTTGTGCATGCTCGTTAAGAGCAAAGTTAAGAGCAAGTTTCTTTTGCTTTTTATTAACTTTAAGATCATAATTACGGTTGTTATTAGGACCAAATGCCTTACCACCACCCACAAAGATAGGAGAACGACGTGAACCAGCACGAGCGCGACCGCCACCTTTTTGAGCCCATGGTTTCTTACCACCACCTCTAACTTCTGCACGAGTTAATGCTTTTGAGCTATTTGCTCTCATTGCAGCTTGTGCCGACTTTACATACAGGTATAAGTTATGAGGATTAATACCAGAAAAACTCTCTGGTAATGCTAACTCAGATGCTTTTTCCATTTTTTCATTTAAAACGATTGCGCTCATTATTTAGCTACCTTTACACGACCTAATGAACCATTAGCTCCAGAAACTGAACCAGAAACCGCAATGATTTTGTTTTCAGCATCGTAAGAAACGATTTCATTTTTCACGCTATTTTGTACATTTCCGTATTGTCCAGGCATTTTCTTACCCTTCATTACACGGCCTGGCCACTCTGCCATACCGATTGAACCTGTTCTACGACCAAATCTATGACCGTGTGATGCAGGACCACCAGAGAAATTCCAACGTTT
The sequence above is drawn from the Candidatus Sulfurimonas baltica genome and encodes:
- the rpmC gene encoding 50S ribosomal protein L29, which gives rise to MKYSDLADKSVAELQAMLKVRKTELFTLKIKKQMMQLQNTSELRVAKKDVARINTALSAAK
- the rplB gene encoding 50S ribosomal protein L2 codes for the protein MAIKTYKPVTPSRRFYTNVDSGDITAKASVRSLLVKLPAHAGRNNNGRITSRHKQAGAKKLYRIIDFKRNKFDIPGTVSTIEYDPYRNCRIALVTYADGEKRYILQPKGLSVGDSVMSAESGLDVKPGNTMKLKSIPVGTVIHNIELKTGKGGQMCRAAGTSAQIMGRDGKYVSLRMPSSEMRLVLGECLATVGTVGNEEYGNIVIAKAGRSRHMGIRPQTRGSAMNPVDHPHGGGEGKTNSGRHPVTPWGKPTKGAKTRRKKASDKLIITRRKPNAKRVG
- the rpsQ gene encoding 30S ribosomal protein S17 is translated as MTHKREIQGKVVKISGDKTVSLLVERRVMHPRYHKVVKRFKKYLVHDERNEVKVGDEIIAIECRPLSKTKSFRLKTVISGAE
- the rpsC gene encoding 30S ribosomal protein S3 — protein: MGQKVNPIGLRLGINRNWESRWFPDFKTAAASLGEDHKIRTYLKKELYYAGVANIIIERTVKRLRVTIVAARPGIIIGKKGADIEKLKTTLQNLVGKQISVNIKEEKKAQTSAQLVAENIATQLERRVAFRRAMKKSMQNAQRSGAKGIKVSVSGRLGGAEMARTEWYLEGRVPLHTLRAKIDYGFAEAHTTYGCIGVKVWIFKGEVLTKGIPAEVQEDKQEKQERRPKRAPRKAD
- the rplP gene encoding 50S ribosomal protein L16, whose protein sequence is MLMPKRTKYRKVMKGRNRGYARSGFTLAFGDIALKAVEAGRINSRQIESARISATRHIKRNGKIWIRVFPAKPLTAKPLETRMGKGKGSVDQWVMNIKPGRIIFEMAGVPHELAREALTLALHKLPFKTKIITAEMSNEIF
- the rplN gene encoding 50S ribosomal protein L14, with the protein product MIQGFTRLNVADNTGAKEIMCIKVLGGSKRRYATVGDVIVASVKKATPTAKVKKGKVVKAVIVRVAKEVHRENGSLIRFDDNAAVILDDKREPIGTRIFGPVAREVRYAGFMKIVSLAPEVV
- the rplV gene encoding 50S ribosomal protein L22, with the protein product MARALLKYIRVSPIKSRLIAREIQGMNAEAALAALEFTPNKAAKIIYKVLASAVANSGSEAEDCTVTSCRVDNGPVLKRFRPRARGMASGIRKPTAHILVEVEGK
- the rplD gene encoding 50S ribosomal protein L4, whose product is MSAIVLNEKMEKASELALPESFSGINPHNLYLYVKSAQAAMRANSSKALTRAEVRGGGKKPWAQKGGGRARAGSRRSPIFVGGGKAFGPNNNRNYDLKVNKKQKKLALNFALNEHAQNGTLFIVDNIEIASGKTKDANAMFKALNQRDVLIVKSILDEKTFLAFENLSQTYVVEANELNAYLAANYRSLVIEKAVWENLVGEAK
- a CDS encoding 50S ribosomal protein L23, which gives rise to MADITDIKSILYTEKTLGMQEDGIIVVQTSPRMTKTGLKEVFREYFGIVPSRVNSLNQSGKTKRFRGVQGKQNDFKKFYVQLPEGAQIESLAV
- the rpsS gene encoding 30S ribosomal protein S19, yielding MARSVKKGPFIDDHLMKKVVAAKAENNKKPIKTWSRRSMVIPEMVGLTFNVHNGRQFVPVHISENHIGYKLGEFSPTRTFKGHKGSVQKKG